A genomic segment from Bosea sp. OAE506 encodes:
- the hslU gene encoding ATP-dependent protease ATPase subunit HslU yields MTSFSPREIVSELDRFIVGQNDAKRAVAIALRNRWRRQQLEGPLREEVSPKNILMIGPTGCGKTEIARRLAKLANAPFLKVEATKFTEVGYVGRDVESIVRDLVEIAIALVRENRRKDVQAKAHVAAEERVLDALVGVNASPATRDSFRRKLRANELDDKEIEVEIAAGSGASAPMFEVPGMPGASIGAINLSDMFGKAFGQKGKPRRILVKDAYGPLLTEESDKLIDQEAIVQAAIREVENNGIVFLDEIDKICAREGKGGADVSREGVQRDLLPLIEGTTVATKHGAVKSDHILFIASGAFHVSRPSDLLPELQGRLPIRVELSPLDVDDFRRILTETEASLIKQTVALMATEEVTVDFTPDAIDAIARIAVDVNSTVENIGARRLQTVIERILDDVSFTAPDRSGETVTIDAAYVQSRIGDLAKNADLSRFIL; encoded by the coding sequence ATGACCTCTTTCTCCCCCCGCGAGATCGTTTCCGAGCTCGACCGCTTCATCGTCGGCCAGAACGACGCCAAGCGTGCGGTCGCCATCGCCTTGCGCAATCGCTGGCGTCGGCAGCAGCTCGAAGGGCCGCTGCGCGAGGAGGTTTCGCCGAAGAACATCCTGATGATCGGGCCCACTGGCTGCGGCAAGACCGAGATCGCGCGCCGCCTCGCCAAGCTGGCGAATGCGCCCTTCTTGAAGGTCGAGGCGACGAAGTTCACCGAGGTCGGCTATGTCGGCCGCGATGTCGAGTCGATCGTGCGCGACCTCGTCGAGATCGCGATTGCGCTGGTGCGCGAGAACCGGCGCAAGGATGTGCAGGCCAAGGCGCATGTCGCGGCGGAAGAGCGCGTGCTCGATGCTCTGGTCGGCGTCAACGCCAGCCCCGCCACCCGCGATTCCTTCCGCCGGAAACTGCGCGCCAACGAGCTCGACGACAAGGAGATCGAGGTCGAGATCGCGGCGGGCAGCGGCGCGTCGGCGCCGATGTTCGAGGTACCGGGCATGCCCGGCGCCTCGATCGGCGCGATCAATCTCTCCGACATGTTCGGCAAGGCCTTCGGCCAGAAGGGCAAGCCCCGGCGCATCCTGGTGAAGGACGCCTATGGGCCGCTGCTGACGGAGGAAAGCGACAAGCTGATCGACCAGGAGGCGATCGTGCAGGCGGCGATCCGCGAGGTCGAGAACAACGGCATCGTCTTCCTCGACGAGATCGACAAGATCTGTGCCCGCGAGGGCAAGGGCGGCGCCGATGTCTCGCGCGAGGGCGTGCAGCGCGACCTGCTGCCGCTGATCGAGGGCACGACGGTGGCGACCAAGCATGGCGCGGTGAAGAGCGACCACATCCTGTTCATCGCGTCGGGCGCGTTCCATGTCTCGCGCCCCTCCGACCTGCTACCCGAGCTGCAGGGGCGCCTGCCGATCCGCGTCGAGCTGTCGCCGCTCGACGTCGACGATTTCCGGCGCATCCTGACGGAGACGGAAGCCAGCCTGATCAAGCAGACGGTGGCGCTGATGGCCACCGAAGAGGTCACGGTTGATTTCACGCCGGACGCGATCGACGCGATCGCGCGCATTGCGGTGGATGTGAATTCCACCGTCGAGAACATCGGCGCGCGGCGGCTGCAGACCGTGATCGAGCGCATTCTCGACGACGTCTCCTTCACCGCGCCCGACCGCTCCGGCGAGACCGTGACGATCGACGCCGCCTATGTGCAGTCCCGCATCGGCGATCTTGCGAAGAACGCGGATCTGAGCCGGTTCATCCTGTAG
- a CDS encoding transcriptional regulator yields MTTTIELNGPLSDFVADKVGENGPYADAGEYIRDLIRRDRERSESEAFDRLKAELARAFAAPESSYVPLTAAEVIARNKV; encoded by the coding sequence ATGACGACCACCATCGAGCTCAATGGTCCGCTCAGCGACTTCGTCGCGGACAAGGTCGGGGAGAACGGACCCTATGCGGATGCCGGCGAATACATCCGTGATCTGATCCGGCGCGACCGCGAGCGCAGCGAGAGCGAAGCGTTCGACAGGCTGAAGGCGGAACTGGCCCGAGCCTTTGCTGCTCCCGAATCGAGCTATGTGCCCCTGACGGCAGCCGAGGTCATCGCGCGAAACAAAGTTTGA
- a CDS encoding type II toxin-antitoxin system RelE/ParE family toxin → MATVRIQEAASHRLDEIYRYTKQRWGEEQADRYISGLFAAFAHIDGHGVLSRPVPAEFGVDGFVFRHERHFVYWRRLSNGDIGIVTILHERMHQIDRFRDDLRS, encoded by the coding sequence ATGGCTACCGTTCGCATTCAAGAAGCTGCTTCGCATCGTCTCGACGAGATCTATCGCTACACCAAGCAGCGCTGGGGCGAAGAGCAGGCGGATCGCTACATCTCAGGATTGTTTGCGGCGTTCGCGCACATCGACGGCCATGGCGTTCTGTCGCGCCCCGTCCCGGCAGAGTTCGGCGTCGATGGGTTCGTGTTTCGCCACGAGCGGCATTTTGTCTATTGGCGCCGCCTTTCCAATGGCGACATCGGCATCGTGACGATCCTTCATGAGCGCATGCACCAGATCGACCGCTTCCGCGACGATCTTCGATCCTGA
- the murJ gene encoding murein biosynthesis integral membrane protein MurJ, which produces MEANPPPSRLARDSLVVGAATILSRLLGFARDVLVARLLGAGPVADAFLAALRLPNLVRRVLGEGGLNAPFVPIYLAVRQEQGEAAARGFAGEAASHLALMLLVLVGLGELFAPWVVLAIAGGFAEEPETLALAASYTRLMLPFLLLTTVAALLAALLNAERRFVMAALAPALMNALLIAILLLQLLQGTEPAMAARWQALAVSATGLAHLGLVLLALRRVGWPRPSLRWSPAMSRLIRTGGATLLAASSAQLVLLVATQIASGEAGAVAALYYADRIFQLPLGFVGVAMGTVVFSEMAQRPAGDDALLGRALGLGLALALPAAVALIVLARPIVSILFEHGRFGTDDTARTAAALALLAAGLPFAVVTKVLGQAYFARQRPRTPLLVGLAAVAVAAAAGRLLSPFGPAAATAALAASLAFLLQALMLGVLLAREGLWRPASALRPAAGVAVASLAMLLLLMGLGPALQGWMAPGQAVIVRAAGLALLCGAGLAGYGAAGWALGVFGPRGWPGPLRKRRG; this is translated from the coding sequence GTGGAAGCGAACCCGCCACCATCCCGCCTTGCCCGCGACTCGCTCGTGGTCGGCGCGGCCACCATCCTGTCCCGCCTGCTCGGCTTCGCCCGCGATGTGCTCGTCGCCCGGCTTCTCGGCGCGGGCCCGGTGGCGGATGCCTTCCTCGCGGCGCTGCGCCTGCCGAATCTGGTCCGGCGCGTGCTGGGCGAGGGCGGTCTCAATGCGCCCTTCGTGCCGATTTATCTGGCCGTCCGGCAGGAGCAGGGAGAGGCGGCTGCGAGGGGCTTCGCCGGCGAGGCAGCGAGCCATCTCGCGCTCATGCTGCTGGTGCTGGTCGGGCTCGGCGAGCTGTTCGCGCCCTGGGTCGTGCTCGCCATCGCGGGCGGCTTCGCCGAGGAGCCGGAGACGCTGGCGCTGGCGGCCTCCTACACGCGGCTGATGCTGCCGTTCCTGCTGCTGACGACGGTCGCTGCGCTGCTGGCGGCGCTGCTCAATGCCGAGCGGCGTTTCGTCATGGCGGCGCTGGCCCCGGCCCTGATGAATGCGCTGCTGATCGCGATCCTGCTCCTGCAGCTTCTGCAGGGCACCGAGCCGGCGATGGCGGCGCGGTGGCAGGCGCTTGCGGTGAGCGCCACCGGCCTCGCCCATCTCGGGCTGGTGCTGTTGGCGCTGCGACGGGTCGGCTGGCCGCGGCCGAGCCTGCGCTGGTCGCCCGCCATGAGCCGCCTGATCCGCACCGGCGGCGCGACGCTGCTGGCGGCCTCGAGCGCGCAGCTCGTCCTGCTGGTCGCAACGCAGATCGCCTCGGGCGAGGCGGGGGCGGTCGCGGCGCTCTACTACGCCGACCGGATCTTCCAGCTGCCGCTGGGCTTCGTCGGGGTGGCGATGGGGACCGTCGTCTTCTCCGAGATGGCGCAGCGCCCCGCCGGCGACGACGCGCTGCTCGGGCGGGCGCTGGGGCTCGGGCTGGCGCTGGCCCTTCCGGCGGCGGTCGCACTCATCGTGCTGGCGCGGCCGATCGTCTCGATCCTGTTCGAGCATGGCCGCTTCGGCACCGACGATACGGCGCGCACCGCCGCCGCGCTCGCGCTCCTGGCGGCGGGGCTGCCCTTCGCGGTCGTGACCAAGGTTCTCGGCCAGGCCTATTTCGCCCGCCAGCGCCCGCGAACCCCGCTTCTGGTCGGCCTGGCCGCCGTGGCAGTCGCCGCCGCCGCCGGGAGGCTGCTTTCTCCCTTCGGGCCGGCGGCCGCGACGGCGGCGCTCGCCGCCAGCCTCGCCTTCCTGCTCCAGGCCCTGATGCTGGGCGTGCTGCTCGCCCGGGAAGGCCTCTGGCGGCCGGCCTCGGCGCTGCGACCGGCAGCGGGCGTCGCCGTCGCCAGTCTCGCGATGCTCCTCCTGCTCATGGGCCTCGGCCCGGCCCTGCAGGGCTGGATGGCGCCGGGCCAAGCGGTGATCGTGCGCGCGGCGGGGCTCGCGCTGCTCTGCGGCGCCGGGCTCGCCGGCTATGGCGCGGCGGGCTGGGCGCTCGGCGTCTTCGGGCCGCGCGGCTGGCCCGGCCCCTTGCGCAAGCGCCGGGGTTGA
- the trpS gene encoding tryptophan--tRNA ligase, producing MATFHQRVFSGMQPTSTLHLGNYLGALTNWVAMQDTHECIYCVVDMHAITVWQNPADLTRAIREVTAAYVAAGVDPKRSIIFNQSQVSQHAELAWVFNCVARLGWLNRMTQFKEKAGKDRENASIGLYAYPALMAADILLYKATHVPVGEDQKQHLELARDIAQKFNNDFGAQIAEKGLGTGEFGFFPQPEPMIQGPAPRVMSLRDGTKKMSKSDASDNSRINLTDDAETIAQKIRKAKTDPDALPSEEKGLEGRPEAENLVGIYAGLNGETKAQVLAQFGGGQFSGFKAALVDLAVAKLAPIAGEMRRLLADVSHIDAILGDGAQRAEAIAAPIMRDVKDIVGFVRRG from the coding sequence ATGGCGACCTTTCACCAGCGCGTCTTCTCCGGCATGCAGCCGACCTCGACGCTGCATCTCGGCAATTATCTGGGCGCGCTGACCAACTGGGTCGCGATGCAGGACACGCATGAGTGCATCTATTGCGTCGTCGACATGCACGCGATCACGGTCTGGCAGAACCCCGCCGACCTGACGCGGGCGATCCGCGAGGTCACGGCGGCCTATGTCGCGGCCGGCGTCGATCCCAAGCGCAGCATCATCTTCAACCAGAGCCAGGTTTCGCAGCATGCGGAACTCGCCTGGGTCTTCAACTGCGTCGCCCGCCTGGGCTGGCTCAACCGCATGACGCAGTTCAAGGAAAAGGCCGGCAAGGACCGGGAGAATGCCTCGATCGGGCTCTATGCCTATCCGGCGCTGATGGCGGCCGACATCCTGCTCTACAAGGCGACGCATGTGCCGGTCGGCGAGGACCAGAAGCAGCATCTCGAGCTCGCCCGCGACATCGCGCAGAAGTTCAACAACGATTTCGGCGCGCAGATCGCGGAAAAGGGGCTCGGCACGGGCGAGTTCGGGTTCTTCCCGCAGCCGGAACCGATGATCCAGGGCCCGGCACCCCGCGTGATGAGCCTGCGCGACGGCACCAAGAAGATGTCGAAGTCGGACGCCTCCGACAATTCGCGCATCAACCTGACCGATGATGCCGAGACCATCGCCCAGAAGATCCGCAAAGCGAAGACCGACCCCGACGCGCTGCCGTCCGAGGAGAAGGGGCTGGAGGGCCGGCCCGAGGCGGAGAACCTCGTCGGCATCTATGCCGGGCTGAACGGCGAGACCAAGGCGCAGGTTCTCGCGCAGTTCGGCGGAGGGCAGTTCTCCGGCTTCAAGGCGGCGCTGGTCGACCTCGCCGTGGCGAAGCTCGCGCCGATCGCCGGCGAGATGCGCCGGCTCCTGGCCGATGTCAGCCATATCGACGCGATCCTCGGCGATGGCGCGCAGCGGGCGGAGGCCATCGCCGCCCCCATCATGCGCGACGTCAAGGACATCGTCGGCTTCGTGCGGCGCGGCTGA
- a CDS encoding universal stress protein codes for MVKRRRSYETGHRPKFLAVVDDSVECAKAVRFAARRCARLGASIVLLGVITPPEHETWLGVGEVMQAEAEAEAEKLIEAAAEAVRTFAGLEPERVVRTGDKADEVVKLIESDEDISLLVLAAGVGRDGPGPLVSALAGKSAASFPIPVAIVPGHLEDEEIDALA; via the coding sequence ATGGTGAAACGACGGCGGTCCTACGAGACGGGCCATCGACCGAAGTTCCTCGCGGTGGTGGACGACAGCGTCGAATGCGCCAAGGCGGTTCGCTTTGCGGCGCGTCGCTGCGCGCGGCTGGGCGCGTCGATCGTCCTGCTGGGCGTCATCACGCCGCCCGAGCACGAGACCTGGCTGGGCGTCGGCGAGGTGATGCAGGCGGAGGCCGAGGCCGAGGCCGAGAAGCTGATCGAGGCCGCCGCGGAGGCTGTGCGCACTTTCGCCGGGCTGGAGCCCGAGCGCGTCGTGCGCACCGGCGATAAGGCGGACGAGGTGGTCAAGCTGATCGAGTCCGACGAGGACATCTCGCTGCTCGTTCTCGCCGCGGGCGTCGGCCGCGACGGCCCTGGGCCGCTGGTCAGCGCGCTTGCCGGCAAATCCGCCGCGAGCTTCCCGATTCCCGTCGCGATCGTGCCCGGTCATCTCGAGGACGAGGAAATCGACGCGCTGGCGTGA